The Gemmatimonadaceae bacterium genome includes a window with the following:
- a CDS encoding OmpA family protein, with translation MRTIRLASLLTAAVLLSACEKTGDSPGKGDTAVPYGGAGANGSIGSTPGYLNAAGADKAPAAAVPTGAPAAAGAAALTGLALPGGATIQVSASGIETQLVGFITDAAKPVDKTTWFEFDRLLFQTGSAVLEPSSSAQLSNIAAIMKAFPSVKLKIGGYTDNVGDSKKNLTLSSDRAKAAMAAIVAAGIDAGRLEAEGYGDTVPLADNSTEAGRAKNRRTAARVTAK, from the coding sequence ATGCGCACCATCCGCCTTGCCTCGCTGTTGACCGCCGCCGTCCTGCTTTCGGCCTGCGAAAAGACCGGCGACAGCCCGGGCAAGGGTGACACCGCGGTGCCATACGGCGGGGCCGGTGCGAACGGCTCGATCGGCAGCACGCCGGGCTACCTGAACGCGGCCGGTGCCGACAAGGCGCCGGCGGCAGCAGTGCCGACCGGTGCTCCGGCGGCCGCGGGTGCCGCAGCCCTCACCGGGCTGGCACTGCCCGGCGGCGCGACGATCCAGGTGTCGGCATCCGGCATCGAGACGCAGCTCGTGGGCTTCATCACGGATGCCGCCAAGCCGGTGGACAAGACGACCTGGTTCGAGTTCGACCGCCTGCTGTTCCAGACCGGGTCGGCCGTGCTCGAGCCCTCGTCCTCGGCCCAGCTCTCGAACATCGCCGCGATCATGAAGGCCTTCCCTTCGGTGAAGCTGAAGATCGGCGGCTACACCGACAATGTCGGCGACAGCAAGAAGAACCTCACGTTGTCGTCCGACCGGGCCAAGGCGGCGATGGCGGCCATCGTCGCGGCAGGCATCGACGCTGGCCGCCTCGAGGCCGAAGGGTACGGCGACACGGTTCCGCTCGCTGACAACTCGACGGAAGCGGGCCGTGCCAAGAATCGCCGCACCGCAGCCCGCGTCACGGCCAAGTGA
- a CDS encoding TldD/PmbA family protein codes for MTSRFDPRAPKRLLDAAEELVSRDEAQRIIESAIKLSKAEAIEVNLGGGRQRNVRFAANQMSTAGMVTDLSMVVSSSFGPKHAITTTNDLSPEGIERAVRQSEAIARLAPDDPEAMPRLGPQSITPLPGAWDEETFALDASAGARAALSALGPARARGNLQAAGFLQVDANINSLGNNAGMFQYHRGTKSNYTLTVRTADGTGSGWAGTEEPKFSAIDFGKISARAIEKAEMSRNPVAVEPGRYTVILEPQAVGDLISLVAFYADARAADEGRSPFVKQGGGNKLGEKIADERVSLYSDPYDPKILCDPFDGEGFPLTRRNWIDAGVLKELQYGRFWAKKQGKQPTGGANNIVMSGGTTTREQMIAGTQRGILVSRLWYLREVDPRTLLYTGLTRDGTFLIENGKVTRPIKNMRFNDSPLFLLNNIEALGPQERVAGIEAGVPCVMPLLKARDFNFTSLSDAV; via the coding sequence ATGACATCGCGATTCGACCCCCGCGCGCCGAAGCGCCTGCTGGACGCCGCCGAGGAACTCGTCTCGCGCGACGAGGCGCAGCGCATCATCGAGAGCGCCATCAAGCTGTCGAAGGCCGAGGCCATCGAGGTGAACCTCGGCGGCGGGCGACAGCGCAACGTGCGCTTCGCCGCCAACCAGATGTCCACCGCCGGCATGGTCACCGACCTGTCGATGGTGGTCTCGTCGAGCTTCGGGCCCAAGCACGCCATCACCACCACCAACGACCTCTCGCCCGAGGGCATCGAGCGCGCCGTCCGCCAGTCGGAGGCGATCGCACGGCTGGCGCCCGACGACCCGGAGGCGATGCCGCGCCTGGGGCCGCAGAGCATCACGCCGCTTCCGGGGGCCTGGGACGAGGAGACCTTCGCCCTCGATGCCTCGGCTGGTGCCCGCGCGGCGCTCAGTGCGCTCGGCCCAGCTCGCGCCCGCGGCAACCTGCAGGCCGCCGGCTTCCTGCAGGTGGACGCGAACATCAACTCCCTCGGCAACAACGCCGGGATGTTCCAGTATCACCGCGGCACCAAGTCCAACTACACCCTCACGGTCCGCACCGCCGATGGCACCGGCTCCGGCTGGGCCGGCACCGAGGAGCCGAAGTTCAGCGCCATCGACTTCGGGAAGATCAGTGCACGCGCCATCGAGAAGGCGGAGATGTCGCGCAATCCCGTGGCCGTGGAACCGGGCCGCTACACCGTGATCCTCGAGCCGCAGGCCGTCGGTGACCTGATCTCGCTGGTCGCCTTCTACGCCGACGCGCGCGCGGCGGACGAGGGCCGCTCGCCGTTCGTGAAGCAGGGCGGCGGCAACAAGCTCGGGGAGAAGATCGCCGACGAGCGGGTGTCGCTGTACAGCGATCCGTACGACCCGAAGATCCTCTGCGATCCCTTCGATGGTGAGGGCTTCCCGCTCACGCGCCGCAACTGGATCGACGCCGGCGTGCTGAAGGAGCTGCAGTACGGCCGCTTCTGGGCGAAGAAGCAGGGGAAGCAGCCCACCGGTGGCGCGAACAACATCGTGATGTCGGGTGGCACCACCACGCGCGAGCAGATGATCGCGGGCACGCAGCGCGGCATACTCGTCTCACGCCTCTGGTACCTGCGCGAGGTGGACCCGCGCACGCTGCTCTACACCGGGCTCACGCGCGACGGCACGTTCCTGATCGAGAACGGGAAGGTCACGCGACCGATCAAGAACATGCGCTTCAACGACAGCCCGCTGTTCCTGCTCAACAACATCGAGGCGCTCGGCCCGCAGGAGCGTGTGGCCGGCATCGAGGCCGGCGTGCCATGCGTGATGCCGCTGCTCAAGGCCCGCGACTTCAACTTCACATCGCTGTCGGACGCGGTCTGA
- a CDS encoding TldD/PmbA family protein translates to MTTRRDFLASSALAAGAVAVASTIPSEAEAAIRRFAPRAMPHVQPPMDAPTKDLLMAALNSAKMAGASYADARVGRTRRNFVITREQQIIEIVDTDTMGCGVRALVDGCWGFAATRTLTADGVAAAGREAAAIARANRVARDRAVELAPAPSLGERTWSNGFTVDPWSIPVEQKADLLLRANAEAMKVAGVKYVASQMFFVKEEKNYANTEGTITTQTVVRSWAPMSITAVSPDFSDFQSRSNTVQPAGRGYEHITEADIVGNAQKWGEEAAQKLKAKPVEPGRYDLVLHPSHLWLTIHESVGHPTELDRAYGYEANYAGTSFVSPPEKILGALKYGPPILNVQGDRSQPGGCATIGYDDEGVAPDDFLIIRNGMVNDYQTTREQASWLKWWYDKQGRPTRSHGCSYGDNWSSVQFQRMPNVSVLPGEKEQSYEDIIAATDRGIAIVGDGSFSIDQQRYNAQFGGQLFYEIKGGKVTGMLKDVAYQMRTPEFWNALDMLGGRKSYMLGASFFDGKGQPGQSNAVSHGCPPTRHRQINVINTGRKA, encoded by the coding sequence ATGACAACACGCCGGGATTTCCTCGCGTCCAGCGCGCTTGCCGCCGGCGCCGTGGCCGTCGCATCGACGATACCGTCGGAGGCCGAAGCGGCCATCCGCCGGTTCGCGCCGCGCGCCATGCCGCATGTGCAGCCGCCCATGGATGCCCCCACGAAGGACCTGCTCATGGCCGCGCTGAACTCGGCGAAGATGGCCGGCGCGTCGTACGCCGACGCCCGCGTCGGACGCACCCGGCGCAACTTCGTCATCACGCGCGAGCAACAGATCATCGAGATCGTGGACACCGACACCATGGGCTGCGGCGTGCGCGCCCTGGTCGACGGCTGCTGGGGCTTCGCCGCCACGCGCACCCTCACCGCCGACGGTGTCGCGGCGGCCGGACGTGAGGCCGCCGCCATCGCCCGGGCCAACCGCGTCGCACGTGACCGCGCCGTCGAACTCGCCCCCGCGCCATCACTCGGCGAGCGCACCTGGTCCAACGGCTTCACCGTCGACCCGTGGAGCATCCCGGTGGAGCAGAAGGCCGACCTCCTGCTGCGTGCGAACGCCGAGGCGATGAAGGTGGCGGGGGTGAAGTACGTGGCGAGCCAGATGTTCTTCGTGAAGGAGGAGAAGAACTACGCCAACACCGAGGGCACCATCACCACCCAGACGGTGGTGCGGAGCTGGGCCCCGATGAGCATCACGGCGGTCTCACCCGACTTCAGCGACTTCCAGAGCCGCAGCAACACCGTGCAGCCGGCCGGCCGCGGGTACGAGCACATCACCGAGGCCGACATCGTCGGCAACGCGCAGAAGTGGGGCGAGGAGGCGGCGCAGAAGCTGAAGGCGAAGCCCGTCGAACCCGGCCGCTACGACCTCGTGCTGCACCCGTCGCACCTCTGGCTCACCATCCACGAGTCGGTCGGCCATCCCACCGAGCTCGATCGCGCCTACGGCTACGAGGCCAACTACGCCGGCACCAGCTTCGTCAGCCCGCCCGAGAAGATCCTGGGGGCGCTCAAGTACGGCCCGCCGATCCTGAACGTGCAGGGCGACCGCTCGCAGCCCGGCGGCTGTGCCACCATCGGCTACGATGACGAGGGCGTGGCACCGGACGACTTCCTGATCATCAGGAACGGGATGGTCAACGACTACCAGACCACGCGCGAGCAGGCGAGCTGGCTCAAGTGGTGGTACGACAAGCAGGGCCGCCCCACCCGCAGCCACGGCTGCTCGTACGGCGACAACTGGAGCAGCGTGCAGTTCCAGCGAATGCCAAACGTGTCGGTCCTGCCGGGCGAGAAGGAGCAGTCGTACGAGGACATCATCGCCGCCACCGACCGCGGCATCGCGATCGTGGGCGACGGCAGCTTCTCCATCGACCAGCAGCGCTACAACGCGCAGTTCGGCGGCCAGCTCTTCTACGAGATCAAGGGTGGCAAGGTCACCGGGATGCTCAAGGACGTGGCCTACCAGATGCGCACGCCGGAGTTCTGGAACGCGCTCGACATGCTCGGCGGCCGGAAGAGCTACATGCTCGGCGCCAGCTTCTTCGACGGCAAGGGGCAGCCCGGGCAGTCGAACGCCGTCAGTCACGGGTGCCCGCCAACGCGCCACCGGCAGATCAACGTCATCAACACGGGACGCAAGGCATGA